Genomic window (Candidatus Dadabacteria bacterium):
AAGGCGCGTGGGCTACACCTTCCTTGGAGCCTATGAGGGTCACTACCTGCTTTGCGGGATCGAGGCTTACCCCGAACCGCTCTTCGTACCACTCGGCAGCCGCCTCCCGAAAAGACAGCATGCCCACGTAGGACGGGTAGCGGTGGTGCTCCGGATCCCCGGAGGCCTCGCGAAGCGACTCCACTATATGCTCCGGCGTCGGTATGTCCGGGTCGCCCACCCCGAGGTCGATCACGTCTGCCCCCTTCTCGATCAGCTCGTTTTTTTTCCTGTCGATCTCGGCGAAAAGGTATGGAGGAAGCTGCTCGATTCTCTCTGCCCACTTGATTTTCATTTGAAGTCCTCCCGAGGATAGATAGGTCCTGACAAGGCAACAAGGTTAACTTAACGGTGCCCGATGGGCAAGTGTGATTTTGTGAGGTGTGATTTTGTGAGGAAAATCTCCTGCGGGAAGCGTTAACCGCCCCTTAACGGGCACTTTACGCCGCTTTGACGAAGATCGGGGATAAGTAGCGCTCGGGGGCATGTTTAGGGAATTATGTATGTCAACTTAAATACATAATTCCCCATGTTTAACAACGCCCGCAAAAAAGATTAGAATTACATTGCGCGCGAGGAGAAAAGGTTTGAAGATACTCTACGCAATACAGGGAACCGGAAACGGCCACATAAGCCGCTCAAGAGACGTGATAGCCGAGCTTCGGAAGTCGGCCGAGGTCGACATTATGGTAAGCGAGCGCCAGCACGAAATAGATCTCGGGTTCGAGGTAAAGTACAACCTGCGGGGACTCGGGTTCGTTTTCGGGAAAAACGGCGGGATCGACTACTACGCCTCGATAAAGAAGGCCCGCTTCGACAAGCTGCTCGGAGACGTAAACGACCTTCCCGTGGCCGATTACGACATGGTGGTAAGCGACTTCGAGCCCATATCCTCCTGGGCGTGCCGCCTGAAGAAAAGGCCCTGCGTTTCGCTTTCCCACCAGACGTCGTTCGCGTCCCCCAAGACCCCGAGGCCCGAGAAGCCGAACAAGATAATGGAATTCATAATAAAGTGGTACGCCCCCGTGTGCATACCGCTCGGGCTTCATTTCCGCGAGTACGACAACTTCATAAAGACCCCCATAATAAGAAAGGAGCTTCGCCGCTACGAAGTGCGCCGAAACGGCCACTACACGGTCTATCTCCCGAGCTTTGACGAGCGCACCCTGATCAGGCATCTGAGCAAAATCGACGTGTGCTGGGAGCTTTTCTCAAAACACTACAAGGGAGAGCCCTACACAGAAGGAAACGTCACGGTGTACCCGGTAAGCTACGAGAAGTTCATAGAAAGCTTCACCGAAAGCGAGGGCATACTCACCAATGCCGGATTCGAGACACCTTCCGAGGCCCTTTTCCTAGGCAAGAAACTGCTCGCGGTGCCGATGAAGGGGCAGTACGAACAGGAATGCAACGCGGTGGCGCTTGAGCAGATGGGATTCGAGGTGCTCCACAAGGTGGGCAGCGATTTCGAGAGCGTCCTTGAGAGATGGGTATCCCTTCCCAGAGCGCAGCCCGAACCCTACAGAGACGTCGTTCCCGACATATCGGAAACCATACTCGCCCTTGCCGAGCGCTACGGGGGCGAAGAGGAGTTCAGACACCCGACCGGCTCCCCTATCGAAGACGCCGAGCGAAAGGGGCTCCTAGACCTTTTTCTCTGAGGATAAAACCGCGGCGGGGAAAATCAGGGAAGAAAGAACCAGAAGACCGCGATGCCGAGAACCAGCCCCGCCAGCGTCTGGGCCAAGCTGTGGCACCCGAGTCTCACCCTCGACCACGCGACCAGCAGGGCAAGAGGCGGGATAACGAAAACCAGGGCCTCGTGCGGATGGGCGAACACCACCGCCCCGAGCGCTCCGATTGCGGCACAGTGACCGCTTATCTTCCAGTAAAGCGAAACCAGTATCCAGAGGCCCGTAAGCGCAAGGCATAAGTAGCCGAGCGTGACCAAGGCGCCCGGGCCGCCGACGAAGCCGTAGAGAAGGAGCGACAATACCGAGTAGACGAAAATAACGCTGAGGGGCCTTATCCGCTCCTCCCTCACGCTTATATGGAAATCCGTCACCTTGCCCTGTCCCATGAGATAGAATATGTAGGCCGTCGGGGCAAGCACGAAAAGCAACAGGAAAAGAAAAGTCCAGAGAAACTTGGCGGAGTGATCAAGCGAGTAAGAGCAGAGAATCACCGCGTAGAAAACCACAAGCGCGGGGGAAAAAACGGTGGAGACGAGGTTCGCCGCGCCTACGACCCTGC
Coding sequences:
- a CDS encoding glycosyl transferase; this translates as MHNSPCLTTPAKKIRITLRARRKGLKILYAIQGTGNGHISRSRDVIAELRKSAEVDIMVSERQHEIDLGFEVKYNLRGLGFVFGKNGGIDYYASIKKARFDKLLGDVNDLPVADYDMVVSDFEPISSWACRLKKRPCVSLSHQTSFASPKTPRPEKPNKIMEFIIKWYAPVCIPLGLHFREYDNFIKTPIIRKELRRYEVRRNGHYTVYLPSFDERTLIRHLSKIDVCWELFSKHYKGEPYTEGNVTVYPVSYEKFIESFTESEGILTNAGFETPSEALFLGKKLLAVPMKGQYEQECNAVALEQMGFEVLHKVGSDFESVLERWVSLPRAQPEPYRDVVPDISETILALAERYGGEEEFRHPTGSPIEDAERKGLLDLFL
- a CDS encoding phosphatase PAP2 family protein, producing MINNDNIAQKVTFPRPAEGGRVVGAANLVSTVFSPALVVFYAVILCSYSLDHSAKFLWTFLFLLLFVLAPTAYIFYLMGQGKVTDFHISVREERIRPLSVIFVYSVLSLLLYGFVGGPGALVTLGYLCLALTGLWILVSLYWKISGHCAAIGALGAVVFAHPHEALVFVIPPLALLVAWSRVRLGCHSLAQTLAGLVLGIAVFWFFLP